AGGATGCACCGGCCGGCACCGTCCGCCTTGCCGTCGGGGCCAGTTATCTCAGGGCAATCCTGTGGCCCAAGCTGATGGAAATCCTGCCGCGCTATCCTGACCTGAAGGTCGAGATCACGGTCGGCCTCGTGGATATCACGAAAAATGGGATCGACGCCGGCGTGAAGCTCAGCGACGATGTCCCCCCGGGCATGACCGCTGTTGCCGTCAGCCCCGACTTCCGTTTTGCCGTGGTTGGATCCAAATCCTATTTCACAACCAATCCTGTGCCGCAGATGCCACGGGATCTCGCGGCCCACCGCTGCATCAATGTTCGTCCTCCGCCATATGATGAACTTTGGCCTTGGGAGTTCGAAAAGGACAGCAGGGAGGAACATATCCAGGTCGATGGCCAGTTGGCATTTAACCAGCTTGATCTCGTGATGGAGGCGGCCGTGGCTGGTTTCGGACTGGCCTATGTTCCCGAATGCCTGGCGGCGCCTTATCTTGCCGAGGGCCGCGTGCAGCGGGTGCTGGAGGATTGGTGCCTGCCATCGCAAGGCTACCATATGTATTTTCCTGAAAGTGCTCAGATTTCCCCGGCGCTCGGCTTCCTGATTGACGCCTTGCGATATCGCGGCTGAGGGTCCACTGGCGGTCATGCAAATCACCACCGCGCTCCGCGAACACCCTATCTGGAGGGCCGCGGCGAAGAGCTCCGCATACCGCAGCTAACTGCTCTTCCCCGTCCCCGCCACAAGAAGCTCCACGATGGCCACCGCCGTGGGCAGCATCTTGTCATCCAGTTGCTTGGCCGCATCCGCGAGACGCGCCATCGCCTCCGCCCGGCGCGATCAAATGACATCGTCGACTTCAATAGAATCAGAGGAATACCGGGCCGATCGGCGTCCAATCTGCATGCCGATTAACACTATGACCTCAATTTTGGTGATGATCGGATCATCCGGCGCCGATGACGCGGGCCTGAAGCCGGCCCGCGGCAGGTCACGTCCCCGTCATGAACTTCCAGCCGTCGCTGTACTTGGTCAGGATGGCCGTGGCATCGGCCGGCTCCTTCATGCCCTCGATGCTCAGGCCCGCCTTGGCCCAGGCCGGCGCGTCGGTGACTCGGTAGCGGTACTCGACATTGGCGTTCCCGTCCTTCTCCTGGTAGCGGACGATTTCGGTTACTTGCTTGTGGCCGTAGCAGAACCCGCCCTTTCCCCAGACGCCGGCGGCCTTGCCTTTGTCCGTCAAGTCGATCTCAAGCCGGGAGATGAAGCCCTGGCCGAAGGTTTCCTCGGCGGTGATATCCCCGTCCTTCCGCAGCGCCTCATAGATCGCCATGTCGTCGGAGGACTTTTCGACGCGGATCGGGAAGTGGATGGTGTCCATCTTGGCGTACGCCAGGCACATGGGCTCGCCGATCGCGGCGTTGATCGCCTTCTCGAAATCGCCCTTGGGGCCGCAGGCGGACAATCCGAGCAACGCCACGATGCCCAGGAAGACAGGGAAAAGCTTATGCATGGAGCTTCCTTCCAAAGTGTTTTTTTTAAGGTGAATTCCATTTGGTCGATGGCGTGCACGCCCACCGGCAGGAGAAGAGCGGGACCGGGCGGGCGGGCGCTCGCTGCCGCGTTCCCCGGCTCCCGTCGACTTCGCCTGGCAGGCCTCACGCCTGCGTGGCCTTGACCACCTCATCCAGCAGGTCCCGCGCGGGCCCCTCTGACAGTCCGAACGCGAGCTGCACCGGCTTCTTCTGGGCCTTCAGCCGCAGGTTCAGCGAAACCGACACGGCATTCTCGATGCCCCGCGCGACGCCGACGGCCGCGAATGCCGTGGTGGTCATGGCGGCGCTGGCCACGCTGGACGAGAGCACGACCGCACCCAGTTCGCCGGTGCCGCCGGCGATGATGGTCGGCCCGGCGCTGTAGGACGCGCCGGCCATGCCCGGTGCGTGGACGAAGACCTCCTTGATCTCCGCCAGCGGATACACGGCCCCGGCCGCCAGGATGCCGGTCTTCGCCACGGTGAACGAGTGGGGGCGCCGCGCCCTACACTGGTTGCGGAGATACCGGTAGGACATCCAGCATAGGCCTCCGACGATCAACAGGAGGACGGCCCAGAGCCGCACGTAAATACTCTCGTATGTCTGGGTAATCACCCAGGAAAGCCCAAAGTGGTTGTCTGGCTCGTAGGTCCATTTCCAACGATCAATGACGAAATAACAGATTCCATATGAGAAAAACACCGAAAGTCCCCCGAAGAACAAGAAGAAGAACCCAACGAAAAGCCAGGTTGTCACGGGAACTCCGGCCGGGCTGACATGGAATACACGGCCGTCCGTCGTCTGCTCGGATGTGAATTGGGTCGATGCTGTGGTCATTTCGGCTCTCGTATCGGCTTGCATCAATGATTCGATATATTCGCGCCGCCCCGTAGCCTCTGGTTGCGGCCCCTCCCAAGAGATACCTCATAACCCATGTATTGGGTACCCGTATTTGGCGTATCCAAAAACCTCGCCTACGCCTGCCCTGGAACCAGGAGGCCGGTGTGGGCGCGCGCGAGCAGTTCAGGGACGACTACGGAAAGCTGCTGACGGAGTTGGTGGCTCGCCGGAAGATCGCGGGGATCACGCAGGAGGAGGTCGCGCGCGAGCTTGGCATACGCCAGAACCTGGTCAGCAAGTACGAGCTTGGCGAAGTCAGGCTCAACGTCGTCCAATACGCCCGCTATTGCCGCGCCATCGGTCTGGAGCCGGGCGAGCTGCTGGTGACGGTGGGGCGCTACTGACCCCCCCGCCTACGCCCCATTCGGTAAGCTGTTGGGCGGGGGCTCATGCCTCATCACCGAGGTGCCAGGCGATCGCACCCGCCCAATGCCGCCTATGGATGCTTCTTTCTGATGGCGGCCGTCGTCGGTCTAGCGGGGTGGTACGGTAGCCCGCCGCCGAGAGGCGATTGGGGACGCCGTCATGGGTGTCTGTTACGTCACGCTTGTAGACATGATCCCAACTCCGTAGCCGCCAAGTGTTAATCGGCGCACAGCTTGAACGCCGATCAACGTGGCACCCGTATGATTCTATTGAACTCGATGGAGCCATTTGATCGCGCCGATTTACGGGCTTAATGCCAGTAAACCACTGCCCCCTAGCCATTCATCCGCCAATGTGAACAGCACCTAATTTCGTGGCCCTATCCCTATTTAATTTTGTCTGCCCGACAGAAATCTAGCTGCATCACCAGATTCGATGAATTCGAAAGCTCTTATCTTCGCATCGAGGGCCGTCTGGTATTTCTTTACCCCCTGAACATTGCCGATCTTGAGTCGGTAATTGTCTTCATGGGGTGATATTTGGACGGAGATCTGATCGCGGATCACTGCCATGTCGCCTGCCGTGGTGACTTTCCACTTGGGTGAGTCAACGAAGCGCCTTTTCTTTTCACGCTCCTTGATAAGGTTGGCGTGGTGTTCTCCGGCGTCGGTGGTGGCGGTGAGCGCGTCGCAGCAGTCCGTCCCGACCGCCATGGCACCCCAGGAGGGGTGACCGATCGCGTAGATGTATCGAATTTCGGTGCCACAGAGTTCACAGCTACCGCAGAGGCTGCCGAGATCATCCACCCCGAACAGCGACCAGCCCGTTCTGGGCATTACGATGCCGTGCTCCGCCGCATGGCAGCCCTGGCACAGGGTTTCACAAGCACCATACGGATATTCCCAAGGCAGTCGACCTGGGACGTAGGCCTTGTGATGGGCCTGCAGCACGGCGCCGTCGGCCCGGCCGCGACGGCATCGGACACAGCGGCCGTCATCTAATTTGATGATCTCCTCCCGGTAGAGGTGCCATCGGGCATGACTGTAGGGTTTCATGGTCATCCTTTCGCGGCGTCCGGCGGAACCTGCTGGGTAGGCAGGTTCCGCCTGGGCGTCGTTCACTGCAGCGTCTGCGTCCGGGCTTCGTGGAGGGTGGCGTTGGCAATGGCGATGATCTCAGCGGCGGAGGCCGTCTCCCGCGCCAGAAGAAGGCCAGCCACATTCTCGACCGCGCTGTGCCATGCGTAGAGCAGGACCCGCACCTTGGCGTACTGGGTGTCCAGGATGGCCGTCACTTGCGCCGCGATCTGCGGATTGGAGCTCAGGAGGCGTGGTACGGTCTCCGCCGTCACCGGCCCCAACCAGGTCAGGTGATCACCCAGTCCGTGGGAGGTCAGCATCTGGGTGGCCAGCACGGTCGCGAGCGCCAGGTCGCTATCCCCGTTGCCCCCCGCGCCGGTGCTGGGCGCGCCGAGGAGGAGTTCTTCAGCCGCCCGGCCGGCCAGATGAACCTGGATGAGGTCCAGCAGGTCGTTCCGCCGTAAAACCTCGCCATCCATGCGGTAGTTCACGCCGCCCAGCCCGCCGGCCGAGATGCGGATTGAAGCCGAGACCAGCATGCTTGGCCGAAGGACCGCCGCGGCGACGGCATGCCCCGCTTCATGGACCGCACAAAGCTGGCGGAGTGCTGGCGTTCTGGGATCCGTGGGGTAGAGATCCGCTTCCAGGTCCGCTGCGACCATAGGCCTGCCCGCAACCCGGGCCCGGCGCTTGGCAGTACGCACCAGGAGTTCGCAGTCCGCGCCGCTGGCACCTTCCATTTGCGCCGCGAAACGGGTCAAATCCAAACCCGGCAGATGGTCGCGGCCCAGATGGTAGCGGAGGATGCCCGCCAACGCTGCTTGATCGGGGAGTGGAATATGCACCACCCGATCAAACCGACCCGCTCGAATGAGGGCGGGATCCAGTAAGGCGGGGTAATTGCAGGCGCCAATCATGATGACCCCCGGCCGACCCTGCAAACCGCCTACGTGCTCCAACATCGCATTCGTGATCTGGCGGTTATAACTCTGATTTTGGCCGGGCCTTTCCGAGTGCCGTGCGGTGAAGCTATCCAGCTCATCGATAAAGAGCAGGCATGGTGCGGCACGCTTGGCATTCGTGAACGTCGAGGCCATGGCCCGCAACATGTCGCCCTGATGACCTGCGGCCTGCCACTCGCCATACGACGCGGCGATCAACGGCAGGTCACAGCTAGCGGCGAGGGCGCTTGCGAATTGGGTCTTCCCTACGCCTGGCGGGCCGGCCAACAAAAGGCCCTTGTCCATCTCATGCCAGGAAAGCGCACCGGCCCGATAAGCGGCAAGGTCACGGTTGAGTGCCTCGCCCCACGCCACCGCTTCGGACATGCCGTGGAGGTCAGCCAGGCGTGGCCCCGGTGCCGGCAAGCGAACGCGTGCTTTGGCCATCCGTTCCAACCGGTCGATCCAATCGTCGGGAGATGTTGCTGGTCGAGCCGCCAGCTTCAGGTCCGCGGCGGTCAGCAGCGCGCATAACCCATCCGATAGGGTGCGCGTAGGCGGCTGTGCAACCTGTGCCATCGCCTCGGTCAGAATGGCGCCCGTCAGCGGCGGAACAGCCAGGCGGAAGTCTGCCGCCGCCATGAAGCGTGGCGGCAAATCCGCTTCACTGGCCGCGAGGATGATGACGCCGATCCCGCGGGTGAGCTCGTCGGCGGCCATTGCCTCCAGATGCTCGATGGTTGGACTGCGCGGAGTTCCGTCGCGTGCGGCAATGCGCCAGGTGCTGGCGATGCGCTGACCGGGCGCATCAAGATCGGGAAAATGCGGATCGTCGATCAGGTCGCCGGTGCTGCCGATGGGAAAGTCGTCCTCGTCATCCAGTTCGGTCATGTCTGGGTATGCCGGGGTGTTCAGCAGCGGGGCGCTAACGGTTGAGACCTCACGCCAGGCGAAGCCGTTCAGCGCGTCCTCGACCACGCCTTCCATGGGGGCCACCCAACTGGCGTCAGGCGCCACGATGGTGATGGCGACGCCGCCACGGCGAGCGGTGGGGGCCAGTCCTTGAGTGCCCGCGAACGCCGCCTCCAGCAGGAGCCTTGCGGCGGCCTTCCCCAACATCGGCGGCTTAGGGCGGCTCTGCACCGGGGCCGCATACTCATCACGCAGTTGATTCAGCTTTTCCAGAGACATGGCTTCTCCTTACGGCGGAAGGGTTTCGCGCC
The DNA window shown above is from Azospirillaceae bacterium and carries:
- a CDS encoding LysR substrate-binding domain-containing protein codes for the protein MSRSTINDLPAFFAIAQERSFTKAAALLGVSQPKLSVTIRQLEERLGVRLLSRTTRSVSLTEAGERLLRSVEPLYRNIEAGLEALNLAKDAPAGTVRLAVGASYLRAILWPKLMEILPRYPDLKVEITVGLVDITKNGIDAGVKLSDDVPPGMTAVAVSPDFRFAVVGSKSYFTTNPVPQMPRDLAAHRCINVRPPPYDELWPWEFEKDSREEHIQVDGQLAFNQLDLVMEAAVAGFGLAYVPECLAAPYLAEGRVQRVLEDWCLPSQGYHMYFPESAQISPALGFLIDALRYRG
- a CDS encoding helix-turn-helix transcriptional regulator, translated to MGAREQFRDDYGKLLTELVARRKIAGITQEEVARELGIRQNLVSKYELGEVRLNVVQYARYCRAIGLEPGELLVTVGRY
- a CDS encoding AAA family ATPase; the protein is MSLEKLNQLRDEYAAPVQSRPKPPMLGKAAARLLLEAAFAGTQGLAPTARRGGVAITIVAPDASWVAPMEGVVEDALNGFAWREVSTVSAPLLNTPAYPDMTELDDEDDFPIGSTGDLIDDPHFPDLDAPGQRIASTWRIAARDGTPRSPTIEHLEAMAADELTRGIGVIILAASEADLPPRFMAAADFRLAVPPLTGAILTEAMAQVAQPPTRTLSDGLCALLTAADLKLAARPATSPDDWIDRLERMAKARVRLPAPGPRLADLHGMSEAVAWGEALNRDLAAYRAGALSWHEMDKGLLLAGPPGVGKTQFASALAASCDLPLIAASYGEWQAAGHQGDMLRAMASTFTNAKRAAPCLLFIDELDSFTARHSERPGQNQSYNRQITNAMLEHVGGLQGRPGVIMIGACNYPALLDPALIRAGRFDRVVHIPLPDQAALAGILRYHLGRDHLPGLDLTRFAAQMEGASGADCELLVRTAKRRARVAGRPMVAADLEADLYPTDPRTPALRQLCAVHEAGHAVAAAVLRPSMLVSASIRISAGGLGGVNYRMDGEVLRRNDLLDLIQVHLAGRAAEELLLGAPSTGAGGNGDSDLALATVLATQMLTSHGLGDHLTWLGPVTAETVPRLLSSNPQIAAQVTAILDTQYAKVRVLLYAWHSAVENVAGLLLARETASAAEIIAIANATLHEARTQTLQ